In Passer domesticus isolate bPasDom1 chromosome 9, bPasDom1.hap1, whole genome shotgun sequence, a genomic segment contains:
- the LOC135307829 gene encoding semaphorin-3D-like, with protein sequence MATAPSARSGRDRDGPGCSEGLDRAGPGCSEGLERAGAGSPRGSARSSRCSGCAGRTRRSCGSAGRRRPRCGGGGSALDHGAVRASRACPEPPASMWATPGHWLSLATLLLCLQLGSSRAWKQQAPRLRLAYKDLLKSNSSRLLLASGDGMDFQALLMDEDRAWLMVGAKNHIFLVHLDHPSREPEKIFWPAPREQVEHCQLAGKNVETECANFIRLLQPFNQSHVFACGTGSYQPVCAFIQLGARGKGARAPRMQLVAHSLESGRGRCPYSPHEPFTGLLIGGELYSGTSSDFMGSSAAFFRTWVHGAEQSYIRTEQNQDHWLHEPVFVGAYAIPDTYNPHDDKVYIFFRETAMDAGQWEQRHIHARVARVCKNDVGGKRSLINRWSTFLKARLVCSIPGPQGTETHFDQLEDVFLLRTRDPQNPLVFGLFTVSSGVFSGSAVCIYSMAAVRAAFSGPFAHKEGFDYRWAEYKGRVPYPRPGTCPSETYDPLLQSTKDFPDELMSFMRSHQLMWEPVYPQGRQPVMVRVNVPYRLRRLLVHRLDTESRHYDLLFLGTDDGKVLKVALAGGASRGPEVLSLEEISVTKVPSPILDMKLSPKRQELFVSSTHGLLQLSLYRCELYGKSCTDCCLARDPYCTWDGKTCAPHLLTEKRRARCQDVLKADPLSQCQDTAEGTAAVEKVVFGVEKNSTFLECLARSPQITVRWLARRGEETAPSEVRNNGHFLVLEQGLLIRQLSREDVGTYECQAVERSFSRLLTRYSLRLIRHEATELPPHRRSKGAEAGGSHQSPRTDLQPGSKGFPRALGAPGTSLDAYCNALRLQERQRQRAWHKWQHQSPDSKNGRVRRHPQRP encoded by the exons ATGGCAACGGCGCCGAGCGCACGGAGCGGGCGGGACCGGGATGGACCGGGCTGCAGCGAGGGGCTGGACCGGGCTGGACCGGGCTGCAGCGAGGGGCTGGAGCGGGCTGGAGCGGGCTCcccccgcggctccgcccgcagctccaggtgctccgGCTGCGCTGGGAGAACGCGCCGGAGCTGCGGCAGCGCGGGACGGCGCCGGCCG CGGTGTGGAGGCGGCGGCTCGGCGCTGGACCATGGTGCTGTGAgggccagcagagcctgcccagagccccctgccagCATGTGGGCTACCCCTGGCcactggctgtccctggccacgctcctgctctgcctccagctgggcagcagcagggcctggaagCAGCAGGCCCCACGCCTTCGCCTCGCCTACAAAG ACCTGCTGAAATCCAACAGCTCTCGCCTGCTGCTGGCCtcaggggatgggatggattTCCAAGCCCTCTTGATGGATGAAGACAGGGCCTGGCTGATGGTGGGAGCAAAAAACCATATCTTCCTTGTCCACCTGGACCATCCCAGCAGAGAGCCTGAGAAG ATTTTCTGGCCAGCCCCCAGGGAGCAGGTCGAGCACTGCCAGCTGGCAGGGAAGAACGTGGAG ACGGAGTGTGCCAACTTCATCCGCCTCCTGCAGCCCTTCAACCAGAGCCACGTGTTCGCCTGTGGCACCGGCTCCTACCAGCCCGTCTGTGCCTTCATCCAGCTGGGAGCCCGGGGCAAG GGTGCCAGGGCTCCCCGcatgcagttggtggcacactcCCTGGAATCGGGGCGAGGACGCTGCCCCTACAGCCCCCACGAGCCCTTCACGGGGCTCCTCATCG gtgGGGAGCTGTACTCTGGCACCTCCAGTGACTTCatgggcagcagcgctgccttCTTCCGGACCTGGGTGCACGGGGCCGAGCAGAGCTACATCCGCACGGAGCAGAACCAGGACCACTGGCTGCACG AGCCCGTGTTTGTTGGTGCCTACGCCATCCCTGATACCTACAACCCCCATGATGACAAAGTCTACATCTTCTTCCGTGAGACGGCCATGGATGCtgggcagtgggagcagaggcacaTCCACGCCAGGGTGGCCAGGGTCTGCAAG AACGATGTTGGAGGGAAGCGCAGCCTCATCAACCGCTGGAGCACATTCCTGAAGGCCCGCCTGGTGTGCTCCATCCCCGGGCCTCAGGGCACCGAGACCCACTTCGACCAGCTGG AGGATGTGTTCCTCCTGCGCACGCGGGACCCCCAGAACCCCCTTGTCTTTGGGCTCTTCACGGTCTCCAG cgGTGTGTTCAGCGGCTCTGCCGTCTGCATCTACTCCATGGCTGCCGTGAGGGCTGCCTTCAGCGGCCCCTTCGCACACAAGGAGGGATTCGACTACCGCTGGGCGGAATACAAGGGCCGCGTCCCCTACCCCCGGCCCGGCACG TGCCCCAGTGAGACGTACGACCCCCTCCTGCAGTCCACCAAGGACTTCCCCGACGAGCTGATGAGCTTCATGCGCAGCCACCAGCTGATGTGGGAGCCCGTGTACCCGCAGGGCCGGCAGCCCGTGATGGTCCGGGTCAATGTGCCCTACCGGCTGCGGCGGCTGCTGGTGCACCGGCTGGACACCGAGAGCCGCCACTACGACCTGCTCTTCCTCGGCACAG ATGACGGCAAAGTGCTGAAGGTGGCCCTGGCCGGCGGGGCCAGCCGCGGCCCCgaggtgctcagcctggaggagatcAGCGTCACCAAG GTGCCTTCTCCCATCCTGGACATGAAGTTATCCCCAAAGCGG caggagctgtttgTGAGCAGCACCCacgggctgctccagctctccctGTACCGCTGCGAGCTCTACGGCAAATCCTGCACCGACTGCTGCCTGGCCAGGGATCCCTACTGCACCTGGGACGGCAAGACCTGCGCCCCACACCTGCTCACCGAGAAGAG GCGTGCCCGCTGCCAGGACGTGCTGAAAGCTGACCCGCTCAGCCAGTGCCAGGACACGGCAGAGG ggacagccgCGGTGGAGaaggtggtttttggggtggagAAGAACTCGACCTTCCTCGAGTGCCTGGCGCGCTCCCCGCAGATCACGGTCCGCTGGCTGGCGCGGCGCGGCGAGGAGACAGCCCCGAGCGAG GTCAGGAACAACGGACATTTCTTGGTGCTGGAGCAAGGGCTGCTGATCCGCCAGCTGTCGAGGGAGGACGTGGGCACCTACGAGTGCCAGGCGGTGGAGCGCTCCTTCTCCCGGCTCCTCACCCGCTACAGCCTCCGCCTCATCCGCCATGAGGCCACGGAGCTGCCACCGCACAGACGGAGCAAGGGGGCTGAGGCGGGAGGGAGCCACCAGAGCCCCCGGACTGACCTGCAGCcgggctccaagggcttcccGCGGGCCCTGGGGGCACCGGGCACCAGCCTGGACGCCTACTGCAATGCCCTGCGGCTGCAggagcggcagcggcagcgagCCTGGCACAAGTGGCAGCACCAGTCCCCGGACAGCAAGAACGGCCGGGTGCGGAGGCACCCGCAGCGCCCgtga